A region of Clostridia bacterium DNA encodes the following proteins:
- a CDS encoding SGNH/GDSL hydrolase family protein, whose product MDFYKEYVSNTLAGSANQSFFESDGSLLTGRVYYKIFSGATKEYVLLFGDTVDSTYADGSFSKCNMAFGAWEIVSARAGVVKNCTMEQATEPETFIPLTFHREPGKSVKKGETFWCDPFELHIPEGSYLCLEMDFRGKRIPCHPEIIVPTFRKDGDAFEGDVNMPVPSMVGCKRKVTNKIGYLGDSITQGCGTTKNAYSHWNAFLSEKLGKQNAYWNLGIGFARSGDAASCGAWLEKAKQNDWVFLCLGVNDILQGISPEAICQNLDKITDALQQNGVRVLIQTVPPFDYDAQNTVKWNAVNEYIVNTLAKKADAFFDNRPVLSESEESPQKAKYGGHPNDFGCSLWADALYEHVKKLI is encoded by the coding sequence ATGGATTTTTATAAGGAATATGTTTCAAACACCCTTGCCGGCAGTGCCAATCAGTCCTTTTTTGAAAGCGACGGGTCGCTTTTAACCGGCAGAGTGTATTATAAAATCTTTAGCGGTGCGACAAAGGAATATGTCCTGCTTTTCGGTGATACGGTAGATTCTACCTATGCCGACGGCAGTTTTTCAAAGTGCAATATGGCGTTCGGTGCATGGGAGATTGTGTCCGCAAGAGCAGGGGTTGTAAAAAACTGTACCATGGAGCAGGCGACCGAGCCGGAAACCTTTATTCCCCTTACCTTTCATCGGGAACCGGGAAAGAGCGTGAAAAAAGGAGAAACTTTTTGGTGCGACCCCTTTGAACTGCACATTCCGGAGGGCAGCTATCTTTGTTTGGAAATGGATTTTAGGGGCAAAAGAATTCCATGCCATCCCGAAATCATTGTTCCTACTTTTCGCAAGGACGGGGACGCCTTTGAGGGAGATGTCAATATGCCCGTGCCGTCTATGGTCGGATGCAAGCGAAAGGTAACAAACAAAATCGGGTATTTGGGTGACTCCATTACCCAGGGCTGCGGCACGACAAAAAATGCCTACAGCCATTGGAATGCTTTCCTTTCCGAAAAGCTCGGAAAACAAAATGCCTACTGGAATTTAGGCATCGGCTTTGCCAGAAGCGGAGATGCGGCGTCTTGTGGTGCATGGCTTGAAAAGGCAAAGCAAAACGATTGGGTTTTCCTCTGCCTTGGGGTAAACGATATTCTGCAGGGCATTTCGCCCGAGGCGATTTGCCAAAATTTAGACAAAATCACAGATGCTTTGCAACAAAACGGCGTGAGGGTGCTGATTCAGACCGTTCCGCCCTTTGACTATGATGCACAAAACACGGTTAAGTGGAATGCGGTAAACGAGTATATTGTAAACACCCTTGCCAAAAAAGCAGACGCGTTTTTTGACAACCGTCCCGTGCTTTCCGAAAGTGAAGAAAGTCCGCAAAAAGCAAAATATGGCGGACATCCTAATGATTTTGGCTGTAGCCTTTGGGCAGATGCACTTTATGAACATGTAAAAAAATTAATATAA
- a CDS encoding M56 family metallopeptidase has translation MDTIFQTVLILSSLGFVLTAVLLCLKPITAKKFPAGWQYFVWLAVLFLMLIPVYRLIPAEKAQEFAPVPKNETAQSKPQSVEPLQTETLSLPDIPPTQTTQTENTTHITRLLHFLPYLWLLGVFAFLLFFCATYFICLFKKRKNAVRVSTNPLFEYAKHQLKIKRNISLRMSPDVRSPMLVGVLFPVVYVPCRNISDESLRMIFLHELTHYKRKDLFFKWLSLFANAIHWFNPLSYLLCANISEACEIACDMAVTKKMSEAEQKVYMKTILTLAE, from the coding sequence TTGGACACCATTTTCCAAACAGTTTTAATTTTAAGCAGCCTTGGCTTCGTTTTGACTGCTGTTTTGCTTTGCTTAAAACCCATTACTGCAAAAAAATTTCCTGCTGGATGGCAATATTTTGTATGGCTTGCAGTTCTTTTTTTGATGCTCATTCCCGTTTACCGGCTAATTCCGGCGGAAAAGGCACAGGAATTTGCACCCGTTCCCAAAAACGAAACAGCGCAAAGCAAGCCCCAGTCTGTGGAGCCTTTACAAACAGAAACTTTGTCTTTGCCCGATATCCCACCGACACAGACCACACAGACTGAAAACACAACACACATAACACGACTTCTACATTTTTTGCCTTATCTCTGGCTTTTAGGTGTTTTTGCATTTTTACTGTTTTTTTGTGCGACCTATTTTATTTGTCTCTTTAAAAAACGTAAAAATGCTGTAAGGGTTTCTACAAATCCTTTGTTCGAATACGCAAAGCATCAGCTTAAAATCAAACGCAACATTTCCTTGCGCATGTCACCGGATGTACGTTCCCCTATGTTAGTGGGCGTGCTGTTTCCTGTTGTTTATGTGCCTTGTCGGAATATTTCGGACGAAAGTTTACGTATGATTTTCTTACATGAACTGACGCACTATAAACGGAAAGATTTATTTTTCAAATGGCTCTCTTTGTTTGCAAACGCGATTCATTGGTTTAATCCTTTATCCTATCTGCTTTGTGCAAATATCAGCGAGGCTTGTGAAATTGCCTGTGATATGGCAGTTACCAAAAAGATGTCCGAAGCAGAGCAAAAAGTCTACATGAAAACCATTCTTACTTTAGCAGAATAG
- a CDS encoding inositol monophosphatase, whose amino-acid sequence MLETLKQIVLETEAIFFNDTYRRDVKVKGESDFVTRADLEISSFLHNKLKEAFPEIGFVSEEENTKVELGRDYFILDPIDGTTNFMYQIPLCGVSLGLLQNGEITAGIIYLPYAKELFWAEKGKGAFLNGEQIFCNSPEKLSDCLGFIELNPYFREDKDQALRHAEKIFCECRDLRTIGCAAASLAYVACGRADVFLGRYLKPWDYAAGKIIVEEAGGKVTDLNGQFHPEILNSHIVATCGKAYNQFLKEIKGA is encoded by the coding sequence ATGTTAGAAACTTTAAAACAGATTGTTCTGGAAACCGAAGCCATTTTCTTTAACGACACCTATCGAAGAGATGTGAAAGTAAAGGGCGAATCAGATTTCGTGACCCGTGCAGACTTAGAAATCTCTTCTTTTCTGCATAATAAACTAAAAGAAGCTTTTCCCGAAATCGGCTTTGTTTCGGAGGAAGAAAATACAAAAGTGGAGCTGGGCAGGGACTATTTTATTTTAGACCCCATTGACGGCACCACAAACTTTATGTACCAGATTCCCCTTTGCGGTGTGTCGCTGGGACTTTTGCAAAATGGCGAAATTACCGCAGGCATTATTTATCTGCCCTATGCCAAAGAGCTTTTTTGGGCAGAAAAGGGGAAAGGGGCGTTTTTAAACGGCGAGCAGATTTTTTGTAACAGCCCCGAAAAGCTTTCCGACTGCTTAGGGTTTATAGAGCTGAATCCTTATTTTCGGGAAGATAAAGACCAGGCGTTGCGCCATGCGGAAAAAATCTTCTGCGAATGTCGGGATTTGCGTACCATCGGCTGTGCAGCGGCATCCCTTGCCTACGTTGCCTGTGGCAGAGCGGATGTATTTTTGGGTCGCTACTTAAAGCCCTGGGACTACGCAGCAGGCAAAATCATAGTGGAAGAAGCAGGCGGAAAAGTCACCGACTTAAACGGCCAGTTCCATCCCGAAATTTTAAACAGCCACATTGTTGCGACGTGTGGCAAAGCTTACAACCAATTTTTAAAAGAAATTAAAGGAGCGTAA
- a CDS encoding dienelactone hydrolase family protein: MIRTEYRDEKFAFPFVAYTPEKVKDNLPLIIQLHGVGERGNGEEDLALVDVHGFSKHLLTTDYDCIVVMPQCPKDTFWAARVESILRFVEQVKQAFKADENRVYLTGISMGGFGTWFTAMASPKMFAAIAPVCGGGMPWNAAVLTMPIWAIHGSVDTVVKPSYSEDMIEKVQTYNEDVTYTLVEGVGHNVWDYTYDAKLMNWLLSKKK, from the coding sequence ATGATCAGAACAGAGTACAGAGACGAAAAATTTGCATTTCCCTTTGTGGCATACACCCCTGAAAAGGTAAAGGACAATTTACCGCTCATCATTCAGCTGCACGGTGTAGGCGAACGCGGAAACGGTGAAGAGGATTTAGCGCTTGTAGATGTCCACGGCTTTTCCAAGCATCTCTTAACTACCGATTACGATTGCATTGTGGTAATGCCCCAATGCCCCAAAGATACGTTCTGGGCAGCAAGAGTGGAATCCATTTTGCGCTTTGTAGAGCAGGTCAAGCAGGCGTTTAAAGCAGACGAAAACCGCGTTTATTTAACCGGCATCAGCATGGGAGGCTTCGGCACCTGGTTTACTGCTATGGCAAGCCCTAAGATGTTTGCGGCAATCGCTCCGGTCTGCGGCGGTGGCATGCCCTGGAATGCAGCCGTTCTGACCATGCCGATCTGGGCAATCCACGGCTCTGTGGACACCGTTGTAAAGCCGTCCTATTCCGAGGATATGATTGAAAAGGTGCAAACCTACAACGAAGATGTAACCTACACCCTTGTGGAAGGGGTGGGTCACAACGTCTGGGATTACACCTATGATGCAAAACTTATGAACTGGTTACTCAGCAAAAAGAAATAA
- a CDS encoding carbon starvation protein A, whose amino-acid sequence MTTFLIGLAILGIGGFLYAALCEKIFKPDDRQTPAIRLQDGVDYVPIKKWKNSLIQLLNIAGTGPILGPIQGILFGPIAFITIPIGCIIGGAFHDYMSGMISLREDGEQMPGLVQKFLGKHTYIFYNIFLCLTLILVGAVFVYTPGDLFITQILGVESLITSPVTWVVYGVIFAYYLIATFFPIDKIIGRIYPVFGAILLISAVGVAIGLFVKGYPLTDFDFNNPITHPQNLHFVPIFFVTVACGIVSGFHSTQSSMVARTMTHEKEGKTTFFYMMLLEGFIAMIWAAAAMGVMNLGLADATTAPTTVCGIVATDLLGNVGGIIAIIGIIVLPITSGDTALRSLRLIVADTIKLDQKKIRNRLALCIVIFALVAALLVFAKLNADGFNILWRYFAWANQTLSIFAFALIAVYMIRHKMPFLLSLIPGMFYMFVISSFILNADYGFNLSWNVSYVLSGILTLAYGVAVTIAGRIQAKNQLQ is encoded by the coding sequence ATGACAACCTTCTTAATTGGTCTTGCTATTTTAGGCATTGGCGGTTTTTTGTATGCCGCTCTTTGTGAGAAAATTTTTAAGCCTGATGACCGACAGACCCCTGCTATCCGCCTGCAGGACGGTGTGGATTATGTACCCATTAAAAAATGGAAGAACAGCCTGATTCAGCTTTTGAACATTGCAGGCACCGGGCCTATTTTAGGACCGATTCAGGGCATTTTGTTCGGGCCGATTGCGTTTATCACCATTCCTATCGGCTGTATCATCGGCGGTGCATTTCACGACTATATGAGCGGTATGATTTCCCTGCGCGAGGACGGCGAGCAAATGCCGGGACTTGTTCAGAAATTTTTAGGCAAACACACCTATATCTTTTACAACATCTTTTTGTGCCTGACCTTAATTTTGGTGGGCGCGGTGTTTGTGTACACCCCCGGCGACTTGTTTATCACACAGATTTTAGGCGTGGAAAGTCTGATTACAAGCCCTGTTACCTGGGTTGTGTACGGTGTTATTTTTGCGTATTATCTGATTGCGACCTTCTTCCCCATTGACAAAATCATTGGCAGAATTTATCCTGTCTTCGGTGCAATTCTGTTAATCTCGGCAGTGGGTGTGGCAATCGGTCTGTTTGTAAAGGGCTATCCTTTAACCGATTTTGATTTTAATAATCCCATCACCCATCCGCAAAATCTGCATTTTGTACCCATCTTCTTTGTGACGGTGGCGTGTGGCATTGTATCGGGCTTTCATTCGACCCAATCGTCGATGGTTGCCCGCACCATGACCCATGAAAAAGAGGGAAAAACCACCTTCTTTTATATGATGCTGTTAGAAGGCTTTATTGCCATGATCTGGGCAGCGGCGGCTATGGGCGTGATGAATTTAGGTCTTGCAGATGCCACCACCGCACCCACAACGGTATGCGGTATTGTGGCAACCGACCTTTTAGGCAATGTGGGCGGTATCATTGCCATTATCGGCATTATTGTTCTGCCCATAACCTCGGGAGATACAGCATTGCGCTCTCTGCGGCTGATTGTGGCGGACACCATAAAGCTTGACCAGAAGAAAATCAGAAACCGACTGGCACTTTGTATTGTTATCTTTGCTTTGGTTGCCGCACTTTTGGTGTTTGCAAAACTGAATGCAGACGGATTTAATATTTTATGGCGTTATTTTGCCTGGGCAAACCAGACCTTGTCCATCTTTGCCTTTGCGCTGATTGCTGTTTACATGATTCGCCATAAAATGCCGTTTTTGCTTTCCCTTATTCCGGGCATGTTTTATATGTTTGTAATTTCAAGCTTTATTCTAAATGCAGATTACGGCTTTAATCTTTCCTGGAATGTAAGCTATGTGCTTTCGGGCATCTTAACCCTTGCCTATGGCGTTGCGGTAACGATTGCCGGCAGAATACAGGCAAAAAATCAATTACAGTGA
- a CDS encoding BlaI/MecI/CopY family transcriptional regulator, giving the protein MPVIKQTITDSEYAIMCILWRTEKSMTVSDVVQALDGNDWTASTVSTFLQRLLKKGIIACDKKGKTNLYYPLLKQTDYDLSETENFLDKIYNGSAKNLIAALFESKKLSAEDVSDLKKMFELE; this is encoded by the coding sequence ATGCCGGTAATAAAACAAACCATCACCGACTCAGAATACGCAATTATGTGCATTTTGTGGCGGACAGAAAAAAGTATGACGGTATCCGATGTTGTACAAGCCTTAGACGGAAATGACTGGACAGCCTCTACCGTTTCTACTTTTTTGCAAAGACTTTTAAAAAAAGGAATTATCGCTTGCGATAAAAAAGGAAAAACCAATCTTTACTATCCTCTGCTTAAGCAAACAGACTATGATTTAAGTGAAACTGAAAATTTCCTAGACAAAATTTATAACGGTTCCGCCAAAAATCTGATTGCTGCACTATTTGAAAGTAAAAAACTTTCAGCAGAAGATGTGTCCGATTTAAAAAAAATGTTTGAACTGGAGTGA